The Planktothrix tepida PCC 9214 sequence TTTAGCAACTGATAATCAATTAACTAAAGATATGATCTTTCAAAATTTTCCTGATTTAGTCATCAGTTATTGCCAAGATTTTAATGATAATTACCAACAAAAAATTGATAAAAATAATCAAAGGCATACAACTGTTGAAGATGCTTTGATAGATCTTTACTTACTTTCTAAGTGTAAAAAAATTATCGGTTCTTATGGTTCTAGCTTTAGCGAATATGCGGCTCTACTAGGAAAAATCCCTTTGATATATCCTTAGTAGTGGGCGTTTGAGTAGCAACTGTACGAAAAGTGCCGTTAAGGATTGTGCTTTCACTGTACCAGTTAAACCTTCGTGAAAGGACAAGGCTGAAACGTTTACTCTATCGTGTCAATTAGATGTACCAAATCAACTAAAGTCTATTTGGTACAAAACGGATTGAGAGATTTGTTAAGAAAAGTTAACTTCCAAAACCTATGCTGTAATTGGGTTTTAGGCAAGCGCGTAAGTTTCTGTACGATTGCTACCAAAACCCCGTTACGTCAAGGACAGCCCGAAAAGGCGATCGCTTGTTATCAACAAGTGCTTCAAAAGTCGCCTGAGTTATGGGAAGTTCATCATAAGTTAGGCGATGTCCTCTGGCAACAAGGAGAAGTGGAAGCCGCCGTTGAAGCTTATCAACAAGCCACAGGGTTATTGTTTTATTCCCTGTCTATAGATTACTATATATAATTGACTATGATTATTGAGCAGCGACCTAAAAATTTTGTTAAAAGTCCCAAAGTTGT is a genomic window containing:
- a CDS encoding tetratricopeptide repeat protein, which codes for MLRKVNFQNLCCNWVLGKRVSFCTIATKTPLRQGQPEKAIACYQQVLQKSPELWEVHHKLGDVLWQQGEVEAAVEAYQQATGLLFYSLSIDYYI